DNA sequence from the Callospermophilus lateralis isolate mCalLat2 chromosome 2, mCalLat2.hap1, whole genome shotgun sequence genome:
GTGTCTGTGAGTGTGTCCACGCTAAGCCTTGTGGCCATCGCCCTGGAGCGGTACAGCGCCATCTGCCGACCACTCCAGGCACGTGTGTGGCAAACACGCTCCCATGCAGTTCGTGTGATCTTAGCCACGTGGCTGCTGTCCGGCCTGCTCATGGTACCCTACCCTGTGTACACGGCTGTGCAGCCAGTTGGACCTCGCGTGCTACAGTGTGTGCATCGCTGGCCCAGTGCACGGGTGCGCCAGACCTGGTGAGGGTGCCCAAACGCTTTCATAGAATACCTTCATCAGATGCTTATGACCATTCTCCATAACAGTCCTCCAGTTGCTTCAAGAATTGTGCCAGTTCCCATTCTGCACCTACCCACCCTGGGATTCTAATTTTGGGCCCCTCCCCAGTTATCTTGCCCTTCTCAGCAGCATCCCCAAACCCTACTCCTTCATCAGCTACCTGGCCACAGCCCTAGAGAAACCAACCGTGGCTCTTCCGTGATAACAACTGATAGAAACCCATGTATTTGGACTGTGTTCTGTTTCTAGGTCGGTGCTGCTGCTCCTGCTCTTGTTCTTCGTCCCAGGTGTGGTTATGGCAGTGGCCTATGGGCTTATCTCCCGCGAGCTTTACTTAGGACTTCGCTTTGATGGAGACAGTGACAATGAGAGCCAAAACCGTGTCCGAAGCCAAGGAGGGCTGCCCGGTGGGGCTGGACCTGGTGAGCGAGATCCTAGAGGGGCCGGACTTTGGAAAGGGTGGAGCCTATAGTAGGTGGGGCTATAAAGTGCCAGGTTAAATGGAGGGCCTGGGCAAGTGGGGATTGGGTTGGAGGTTAGTATGACTCTGCCTTACACTCTGACAGTTTACCCTCTGTGCCCAGGTCCTGTCCACCAGAATGGGCGTTGCCGAAATGAGCCTGGCTTGACTGGTGAGGACAGTGATGGCTGCTACGTGCAACTTCCACGTTCCCGTcccgccctagagctgaccacacTGACCGCGCCTACTGCTGGGTCAGGACCTGGCCCCCGGCCCACCCAGGCCAAGCTGCTGGCCAAGAAGCGCGTGGTGCGAATGTTGCTGGTGA
Encoded proteins:
- the Cckbr gene encoding gastrin/cholecystokinin type B receptor isoform X3, translating into MELLKLNRSVQGPGPGPGASLCRPGGPLLNSSSAGNLSCEPPRIRGAGTRGVSVSVSTLSLVAIALERYSAICRPLQARVWQTRSHAVRVILATWLLSGLLMVPYPVYTAVQPVGPRVLQCVHRWPSARVRQTWSVLLLLLLFFVPGVVMAVAYGLISRELYLGLRFDGDSDNESQNRVRSQGGLPGPVHQNGRCRNEPGLTGEDSDGCYVQLPRSRPALELTTLTAPTAGSGPGPRPTQAKLLAKKRVVRMLLVIVVLFFLCWLPVYSANTWRAFDGPGAHRALSGAPISFIHLLSYASACVNPLVYCFMHRRFRQACLDTCARCCPRPPRARPKPLPDEDPPTPSIASLSRLSYTTISTLGPG